GGCAATGAGTGATTTTTGGCAGGCAATGAGCGGCTCACGGACGGCAATGAACGATTTTCGGCAGGCAATGAGCGGCTCACCGCCTGCCATAAATGCCTTGCGGTTAAGAGAACCGCGTTTTTTGAATGATTTTGCTACCTTGCGGAGTGCCTCAGCCAATGCGCGAAGCAGAGCCGAAAGGAGGCGCAAACGCGGGTGAGTGTAATAATAAGGAAGAAATAAACTTTGCTTATGAGAGCAGAAGAAGGGCTGGTCGCTGGTCGCTGGTCGCTGGTCGCTGGTCGCTGGTCGCTGGTCGCTGGTCGCTGGTCAAACGGTTTCATAGAGCGAACATAACTGATTGCCGTCAATTTATTGCAAGGAGAGAGGGAAAAGATACGATTTTTTGCAAACAAGTTTTCAACAATAAAAAAAACCCTGAATCTGCCTTAAACAGACAGTCCCGGGGTTTTCTGTGAGAGAATTTTACCTTTTATTTCATCACACTGAATCTTTTCGTCAGCACTGCTTCGCCTGCTTTTAACTGGAAAAAATAATTTCCCGCGCTGAGTTTGGAAGCATCGAGGGTGAGCGTGTTTCTTCCCTGCTGAATGTTTTCATAGGTCATTACCACTTCGCCCAGTGAATTCATAATGCGGATGGCGGCATGCTCGTAGCCAATCACGTTGTAGGCAATGTTCACGTTGGTGGTTGCGGGCGAGGGATAAGCATACGCCCAGAAGTTATCGGTTTCGCCATTTTCAAACACACCGGTGCTGCAGGAGTTATCCCATTTATCCTGCGCAGCGCAGGCGGTTGCCTGAATGTCGGCAAGGTTGTCTCCGCCAATGAGCGCGAAGGCAACGGTTACGCTGTCGCCCGCATTTACGGTGAAGGGCCCGCTGCTCACGCAGTTCATCACATCTCCTCCGGTGGCAGAAAATCCATCGCTGGCGCGCAGAACGGAAAGGGCTTTGTATTTATCGGCAGTGGTGAAATTGGTGGTGGGGTCAATGTCTCCATTTCCTCCCGAAACGTTGTCCACCACATGGCAGTTGGGAGGTGCGGAATTAGTTAAGACCTTCGTAGCCGCATATAAATTATTTCCCACCCAGTAAACGTATCCCATTTTGTTGGGCACATCCCAACTTGCTTTGTCCTGCCCCGAATTGGCATTGGGCACATCCCAGTCAGACATGATTCCGGCATACAAGCCGCTGAGCGTGCTTGCGCCCGTATTGGTGATTACATATTTCACAATCACAAATTTCCTGTAAGGCGCGGTTTGCCATGCATACGCATTGTGGTGAACGCTCACGGGAATGGGACCGCTGGTGGTGGCAGGCGCATCGTTGAAACTTCCATCCACATCAAAATCGGAAACCGTTGCGGGAAGAACTTGTTTCACGCGAACGGTAGAACCAAAATCGGTGTTGCCCGTGCTTGCATCGCGGAACATATCAGAAACCTTTGTACTTGAAGCGCCAATCATCAAACTGGATTCATAGAGAAGCGCCTGGGGCGATGGGTTTTCGTATTCAACGCCAAGCCCGTTCACCTGCCCGTCATTGTTATAGCCAATTCTTCCTTTGCTGGTAATGGTGGTGTGCAAATCATTAATGGTAATATTAATGTAATCGGGGTTCACCAGAATATCAAAATACGTATCGCCCGTGAACGTTCCATCCGTAATATGAATTTTGAAACGCACGGTTTGATTAATGGGAGCGCTGGCAGAAAGCACCGCTGTAAAAGGCGAAGCATTGTTGTTGGTTGTTGCCAGCGTGGCAAGCGCGCCAATGGTGAAACTTCCGTTTGTAATAGTAGGATTGGGTCCCGCAGAAACCGAATAGGTGCTCAGCGTTGCCGTTGCGCTGGAAGAAGAAGGGTCAAGATAATTGGTGAATATTCCGCTGATGTCAATGGTTTCACCCACATCAAAAATGTTATCGTTATTGTCAGTAACTGTAACCGGATTTACCAAAATGGATTTTGCCGCCTGCGTGAGCGCGTTGTTGATGTCAATTCTTCCCTTGCCAAGTTTTCCTAAAGGATATTGCGTGGCGCTTGGCATAGGGTCGCAGGTTTGTTTCATCTGCTCTCCAATCTGGAAAGCATTGGTATAATTTTTCACCGACTGAATCAATGCCGCACCGCCTGCCGAAACCGGGCAAGCCATGGAAGTTCCGCTGGCTGATTGGTATCCTGCACCGCTCGTGGTTGAATAAACATTATTTCCGGGAGCGCAGTAGTCCACATCCAGCCCGTAAGAAGAAAAACCCGCCATGTTATCTGTGCTGGTGGAAGCCGACACGCGGTATATATTATTATAGGAAGAAGGATAGGTTTGGTCTTCCACTCCGTTATTGCCGGCAGAAGCCATCACCAGAATATTATTGTTGATGGCGGCATAGTCAATAATGTTTTGCCCGTAAGAGCCGCCACCGCTTCCGCCCCATGAGTTGCTGATCATCTGAACAATGTTTCCATGCTTGGCAGAAAAATCGGCAAGCCATTGAATTCCCTGGTAGGCAGCCACCAGTGCACCGCTTGCATCGGCAATTTTGCACATGATAAATTTCGTATTGAAGCCGGGGCTTGAAACTCCCGTGCTGTTATTTGTAACCGCACAGGCATCTCCGCTTGTCATCACTCCGTGATTGTTTCCCTGCCAGGTGGGGTCGTTGTCATTCATTCCCACATCCCAGCCGTTGTAATCGTCTATATAACCGTCTGCATCATTATCACTGCCATCAACCGGGTCAGCGGTGTTGTGGTAAACATTTGCGGCAAGGTCGGGGTGAGTGAGTTCTGTGCCGGTGTCGGTGATTCCCACTATAAAACTTGCGCTTCCGTTGGTGGTGCACCAGGCGGTTCCTTTCACATCAATGCTGCCGGTAACATTTCCTTGGATATGATATTGGCTTCCTAAAGATGGGTCATTCGGAGTGCATACGGCATGAAGTTTGGGAACATACCAGGGCTCCACGTATTCAAAATAGCCGAGCGAAAGCATTCCGTTAATTACTTTTTCAAGATTCAAACCTGAGGTGAACTTGAAAGAATAAATAAGAGAGAGGTCAACTAATTTTTGTCCGAGCGCATTTCTTTCCTGCGCGGGCGCTTCCACGTGAGGATAAATTTTTGCCACTTTAGTTGCGCCCACCGAATTAAGATAATCCTGAAGCGGAAGAATATTATCAACTGAATTTATTTTGCAGTTCTGCCGGTACTGGGGTTTTACTTTGAAGATAACTGTGGTTGGCAGATAATCTCCTTCGTGAACATTTGCAGCCAGTTTGAAATGCATGGGCGCATGGTTGCCCGGAATAATTACTTCGCATTTGTTGCCTGCGAATGTAAGCGCTGTGCCAGAGAGAAAAAGCGCAGCAGTAAACAGAGATGTAAATTTTTTCATAGTGAAAATAGTTAGTTTGGTTTTAAAAGGGATGTAAAGGTAGAAATCTCCTAATCAAAACCAAAATTTAGGTAAACTTTTTTTTACACTTAGAACTCACCCCTAACCCCTCTCTTTCTGAAAGAGAGGGGAATTTAAGGGGAGAGTTATTTGTACTCAGGAAAATCTTTTAGAAATAAATGCTTTCCCTGTTCATAGTTCATTTCGCAGCAATAATGTTTCAAGCCGTTTGTTACCGCCAAAAATTTTGTTCTGAGTTTATTCGATATATTGTAAACGGCAACCTGATTAAAAGTTTCCTGAGAAATTTTTACATCGGGTTTTTTGCATTCCACAATCATCCACACATTTCCTTTCCGGTTGTGAATTTTTATGTCGCTTCGCTTTTGAAGTTTGTTGTACTTCAATCCTGTTTCAACGGCAATAAGCGAAGCAGGATATTTTTTTTCTTCAATTAAATACTGAATAAAATTCTGGCGCACCCATTCTTCGGGTGTGAGAGCGACAAACTTTTTGCGAATCGCATCAAAGATTTGATTTCCTTTTTCACCTTGTCGAATTCGAAAAGAATATTCGGGAAGATTTAATTTTAACATCTACTAAATACTAATTTTTACTAATGTACTAATTTACGAATCAGCGCACGGCTGTTTTGTCTAATTCGTAAATTCGTATTAATTAGTATTTAGTAGATATGGATTTTGACAAAATAATATCCGACCTCAAGAACAAAGTTTACCATCCCGTTTATTTTTTAATGGGCGAGGAGCCGTTCTTTATTGATGAAGTTTCAAATTACATAGAGAAAAATATTCTGGATGATTCCGAAAAAGAATTCAACCAGACAGTTTTATACGGAGGCGAGACAAACATTCTGCAGGTCATCGGCGAAGCCAAGAGTTATCCCATGATGAGCAATTACCGCGTGGTGATTATCAAGGAAGCGCAGAACATGAAAGACCTTGTGCCGAAGGAAAAATCAGACCCCTCTCCATCTCTCCCCAAAGGGGAGAGGGTTGAGCGCGCAAACTCCTCCCCTTCGGGGAGGTCGGGTGGGGTTGTTCATCCGCTAGAAAATTATCTCGACAATCCCCAAAAGACAACCATTCTTGTTTTCTGCCATAAGTACAAAACCATTGACATGCGCACAGGGTTCGCAAAAAATCTTTCCAAGCGCGCAGTGGTTTTGAAATCGGATACGCTTTACGATTACAAAGTGCCGAAGTGGATTGAAGAATTTATAGCGGATAAAAAATATTCCATTGAGCCGCGTGCGAGCCAACTGCTCACGGAATTTCTTGGAAATGATTTGAGCAAGATTGCCAACGAACTTGAAAAACTTTTCTTAAACATTCCTGAGAAAAGCAAAATTACTTCCGACCACATTCAAAAATACATCGGCATCAGCAAGGAGTACAACAATTTTGAATTGCAGGATGCCATTGGGAAAAAAGATTCGCTGAAAGCAAACCGCATCATCAATTATTTTTCTGCCAATACAAAGGATAATCCCATGGTGGTAACGGTTGCTTCGCTGGCAGGGTATTTCAGCAAGATGCTGCTGTATCATATGGTAAAAGGAAAACCGCAGAATGAAATTGCAGCAACTCTCAAAGTGCCTCCGTTTTTTGTGAAGGATTATGCATCGGCTTCAAATAATTATCCTCCCGGAAAAATTTTCAGCGCCATTTCTCTCCTCCGCGAATACGATATGAAATCAAAGGGCTATGAAAATTCAAACATAGATGAAGGAGAACTGATGAAAGAAATGGTGTATAAAATAATGCATTGAAAATTTTTTATTCGAAAAAATTATACGCTTTTTCCAGATACTTTGTTTTCAGCGCAGCAATGCGGTTGCTGCCGAAAATACTTGACGGACTCGCAAAAATTCCCTGCAGAAGCGGAAAAACCCCGCACGGAATTGCTGAATAAACAGACGGGATGCCTGAATGAACGCGCGGGACTTCAAAAAGAAGTTCAAGTTATTGATGAATCCCGCACCTGCATTTAAAATGAACACGCGGGAGGGCAGAAAAAATTTGCGTTATGTATGCGGAAACATTCCCTTATGCAGCAGGAAGTTTTAGTAGTTGCACAGCAAGTTTTAGTTGAGCGCGCCAAACATTGCCTTATGCAGCAGGAAGTTTTAGCAGTTATACAGCAAGTTTTATTTCAACCTGCCGAACATTGCTTGCTGCGCGCCAAAGGAAAATTTTTTTCTGAAAATGTCAACTTCAGGCAAAAGGGTGCTTCGCCCTTCGGAATAATTTTTCTTTCGCTATTCCCATATCTCAATTATTTTTGCAGAAAAAAACAGGATGAATTATTTCCTCGTCAAATCCGAACCCGAAACGTATTCATGGGAACAATTTGCCAAAGACGGCAAAACCATGTGGGAAGGCGTGCGCAACTTTGCCGCGAGAAAAAATTTACGCTCTATGAAAAAAGATGATTTGGTTTTGTTCTATCACAGCGGAGAAGATAAATGCGTGAAAGGAATTGCAAAAGTTACCAGAGAATTTTACCAAGACCCCACCACAAAAGAAGATTGGTCGGTGGTTGACCTTGCTTCTGAAAAACCGCTGAAGAAACCCGTTACGCTGGCGCAAATAAAAGCAGAAAAAAAATTGCAGAACATTTATCTGGTGAGACAAGGAAGATTATCCGTTATGCCGCTTGGCAAAGAAGAGTTTGAACTTATCGTTCGCATGGGAAGTTGAAGCCAGTAGGCAATCGGCAGTTGGCAGTAGACAAAAAATTCATTCGTACATTCGCAGAAATTCGTATTCGTAGATGACCATTCAGGAAAACATTTCTCTTCGCAAATACAACACCTTCGGCATTGATGTTTCGGCAAAATATTTTCTCGAAGCGAATTCTGTTTCTGATGTTCAAAACTATTTAGATGAAAAAAAATCTTCGCCTCTGCTTATCTTGGGCGGAGGAAGCAATATTCTTTTCACAAAAAACTTTGACGGAGTTGTTCTGAAAAATAATCTCAAGGGAATTGAACTGCTCAGGGAAGATTCGGAAAATTATTTTGTGAAAGTTGGCGGAGGCGAGGTGTGGCATGAATTCGTTCTGCACTGCATAAAAAATAATCAGGCGGGCATTGAAAATCTTTCACTCATTCCCGGCTCGATGGGCGCAGCGCCCATTCAGAACATTGGTGCGTATGGCGTGGAGCAAAAGGAAACTTTTCACGAACTCGAAGCCGTCAATCTTCAGGAAAACAAAAAAGTTATTTTCAAAAATTCCGATTGTAAATTCGGTTACCGCGACAGTATTTTCAAACGCGAAGCAAAAAATAAATACATCATTACTTCCGTTACTTTCCGCCTGAACAAAAAACCAAAATACAATACAAGTTACGGAGCAATCAATCAGGAGTTAGAAAAAATGGGGGTGAAAAAACTTTCCATCGCTGCCATTTCTCAGGCGGTGATTACTATCCGCAGAAGCAAACTGCCCGACCCTGCAATGATTGGCAATGCAGGAAGTTTTTTTAAAAATCCAATCGTTTCGAATGAGAAATATGAATTGCTGAAGAAAGAATTTCCGGCTATTGTCGCCTATAAAAACTCCAATAGCGAAATGAAATTGGCTGCCGGCTGGCTCGTTGAACAATGCGGATGGAAAGGAAAACGGTTCAACGCTCATGGCGTTCACAAAGACCAGGCATTGGTGCTGGTGAATTATGGAAACGCAAACGGAAATGATATTTATGAACTCTCGGAAAAAATTTTGCAATCAGTGAAAGAAAAATTCGGAGTAATGCTCGAAAGAGAAGTAGTAATCGTATAATGATATTCAGCAAGCAGGTTGAACTTGGTTTTCGCTCTTACTTCAATGCCATCGGATTTATTTTTTCGAAAGGTTTGTGGTGGGCATTCTTCATTCCGCTCCTGCTGAATATTCTTTTATTCATAGGAGGATATTCACTGATTGAAAATCTTACAACTCATGTGCAGGATTGGTTAAAAGGAATTTTAGGATTGGACAGCGATTCTTTTTTCCTCTCGAAATATCTTGGCGTGTTTATCGCAGGATTTGTATGGATTTTTTTCCGCGTGCTTTTCTTTTTTGTGTTTGCTTATTACGGAGGATACATTATTTTGATTTTACTTTCGCCTTTGTTCGCGTACCTCTCTGCGAAGACCGAAGAAATCATCAGCGGAAAAAAATATCCCTTCGATGGCGACCAATGGATGCGCGACATGGTGCGCGGAATTTTAATTGTGCTGCGGAATCTTTTCATTCAAACGGGCTGGATTATTTTAATGTTCGTTGCAGGATTTATTCCGGTGGTTGGATGGTTTTCGGCAATTGTTTTATTTCTTGTCTCCGCCTACTTCTACGGGTTTTCTTTTATTGATTACACCAGCGAAAGAAGAAAATTAAAAATCCATGAGAGCATTCAGTTTGTGCGCGCGAATAAATGGCTGGCAATTTCCAACGGATTTATTTTTTGCCTTTTTCTTCTTCTTCCGTTCTGTGGAATTTTATTCTCAGGGTTTGCGGCAATTGTTGCAGTGGTAGCGGCAACACTGGCTGTAAATGAAATTTCTCCGGGCAGGGAATAGTTCTTTAGAATAATTTACATTTGAATCCTTTTTATGAAAAAATCTTCTCTGAGAATTTCTGCCGTATCCTATATAAACGCAAAGCCGTTTGTGTATGGAATTGAGCAAGGCGGGTTTCTGAAAAATTATTCTCTTTCACTCGATATTCCTTCTTTATGTGCCGATAAATTAATGAAAGATAAAGTGGACATCGGGCTTGCACCTATAGCCGTTATTCCCCATTTGAAAAAATATTTTCTCTTTCCTGATTTCTGCATTGGCGCAAATGGTCCCGTGCGCTCGGTGATGCTCTACAGCGAAGCTCCGTTGAATGAAATAAAAAGAATTCATCTCGATAATCAATCGCGAACATCCGTTATGCTGCTGCAAATTCTGGCAAAACATTTCTGGAAAATTTCTCCTCAGTGGATTCAGGCGAAAGACGGCTATGAAAAAAATATTAACGGAAATGTTGCGGGATTAATTATTGGCGACCGGAATTTTTCTTTCACAAAAAAATTTCAATATGCATTTGACTTATCCGAACAATGGAAATTATTCACCGGTCTTCCGTTTGTTTTTGCCTGCTGGATTTCAAATAAAAAATTAGATGCGCAGCATGAAATTTCATTTTACAAATCCATGAAGTTCGGGCTGGAGCAGAAAGAAAAAGTAATTGAGCAATTAGACAAAGAGTTCGATAAAAAAATAATGAGCGATTACCTGAACGAGTATATCATCTATTCTCTTGACCAGCCCAAAAGAATTGCCATGAATTTATTTCTGAAACTTTGCGCTACCATTCGTTGAAAAATATTCTTTTTGGCTTTTAAATTCTATTCGTTATGTTTGCATCGTTAAAAAAATCCATGAACTAATTCGCATTGCTATGAAAAAAAATATTTTACTTATCGGTGTTATTTCAATTGTCATACTGAGCGGAGTCGAAGTATCCTTTTCTCAAAAAGGAGATGGCGGAAATGTTTTCAAAAAAGGGACCGATGAATATAAAATGTTCATGGCGAAGCAGGATTTTTTCGGAGGCGATTACCGCTCGGCTCTCAATAAATTTAAGGAAGTGGAAAAGAACCGCCCGAACGATGGCAACATTCATTTCTGGATTGGCAACTGCTATTACATGATGAAAACCTATCAGGATGCGGTGGATGAATTGGAAAAAGCAAAATCACTCGACCCTAATGCTTCTTCCGAATTAAGCTTGGCGCTCGGCAAGGCGTATCACGCGCGCGGCATGATTGACAAAGCGCTCGAAGAACTGAATGCTTACCGCAAAACCGTTGCCGACAGTCCCAAAAAAATTTCCGAGAGCGAAGTGGATGTGGAAATTGCGCAGTGCAACGTTGCAAAAGAAATGATGGCGCATCCGGTAAATGCCAAACTTTCTTTTCTGATAGACCTCAATTCGCAATACGATGACAAAGGTCCCGTGCTTACCGGAGGCGACAAGGTGATGATTTTTACTTCGCGCAGGCCCGAAGGCGATAAATCAAAAACTGACAAGGAAGGCGATTACGGATATTTCGACAACGTGTATGAAAGTTTCTGGAGCGATGAAAAGAAAACCTGGCTGGCGGGTGATTTAATTCGTGGTCCTATTAATTTGGATGGCGGCTATAATTCTGTTACGAGCATTTCTTCCGATGGAAATCAAATGTTCATTTACCGCAACCATGTTACCGAAGCGCACGGAGGAGAAATTTTTGTTTCCAAAAAAGCCACTTCCGGAAAATGGAAAACGCCCGAAATTCTTCTCAAGCCCGTTAATACGAGTTACTACGAAGATGCGGCAGTGCTTTCGCCCGATGGAAACACACTTTATTTTGTGAGCGAGCGACCGGGCGGATTAGGACAAGGAGATATATGGCTCTCAAAAAAAATGCCGGAAGGATGGGCAGAGCCCGTGAATATGGGTGCACCTGTAAATTCTCCCTTCGATGAAAACGGATTATGGCTTGCGCCCGATGGCAAAACACTTTTCTTCTGCTCGAACGGGCCCAACTCCATTGGCTCTTATGATATTTTTAAAACCACCATGGATGAAAAAGGAAAATGGAGCAACCCGGTAAACATCGGTTATCCGATTAACAGCGTAGGCATAGAATCAAAATTCGTGATGACTGCCGATAAAAAAACCGCTTACATTGCCACCGTGCGCGACAGCGGGCTGGGCGAACGCGATATTATTATGGTAGATATTTCCAATTACGATGTGATGAGCGGAGTGAGCAAGCCACTTTTGCAGACGGCTTCGCTTGCCGGAAAAATTACAGGTGCCGACAGCACACACAAAGCATTGCCTGCCGAAATTCGGATTCTTGACAAAGCCACCGGCATGCAAAGCGCCATGACTAAATCGGGAGAAGATGGTTCTTACATCATTGATTTTCCTTGCAGTAAGCCCTGCCTTATAGAAGTTTCCTCAGAAGGATACCAGAAATTCTCGGAAGAAATTTCGCTGCCTGCCGGAAAAACCGAAACAAAAAATATTACGCTTTCGAAAAGCCAATAGAGAAAGAATCGGATTTCTCTGCCGGAAAATGAAATTTCCATTTTGCTATTCAGATATTTTACTTACTTTCGCCCTCCGTTTTAACAAACACATAAACATAAAAATTAAAAATGCCTGCAATCATTCGCCTCTCGCGCCATGGAAAAAAAGGACAAGCGTTCTATCACATTGTGGTAGCCGACAAACGCTTTCCGCGTGATGCCCGCTTCATTGAAAAAATAGGAACCTATAACCCGCGCACCAATCCTGAAACGGTGGTATTGAAATTCGACCGCGCCATTGAATGGCTTCATAAAGGCGCCAAGCCATCGGATACTATGCGCTCCATTTTTTCAAGGCAGGGAGTGTTGTTTAAATCCCATTTGCTCAAAGGCGTGAAAAAAGGAGTTCTTACGCAGGAGCAGGCAGATGCAAAGTTTGCCAAATGGGTTTCTGAAAACGAAGCCAAAGTGAGCGGAAAAAAATCATCCTCTGAATCTTCTAAGCGTGATGCGTATAAAAAGCGCATGGCAACAGAGCAATCTGCCCGTGAAAGTCGTAGTGCAAAGCGCAAAGCGAAAGAGGCAGCCAGCATTTCTGCCGCAGAAACGCCTGTTGCTGCCGAAACTCCTTCATCGGAAACTACTGGAGAGCCAAAGGCATAGTTTCTCTTTACTTCTTTGGAGTTTTTCTCAGGTTTACTTCTTGTAACTATTTTATAGTTATTTTCGTATTAAGTCGAAAAGAGGGATTGGTACGCTTCTTTTCTTCTTTTATCCCAGGAAAAAAATGTATGCCGAAAACTACTTTTGCATTCAAGGAATTTGTTGTCCGTCAGGACAAATGCCCGATGAAAATCAGCACAGATTCTGTTTTGATTGGCGCGTGGGTGGATAGCGGCAAGGCAAAAAAAATTTTAGACATAGGCACCGGCACCGGAGTTATTTCATTGATGCTTGCCCAGCGC
The nucleotide sequence above comes from Bacteroidota bacterium. Encoded proteins:
- a CDS encoding EVE domain-containing protein, yielding MNYFLVKSEPETYSWEQFAKDGKTMWEGVRNFAARKNLRSMKKDDLVLFYHSGEDKCVKGIAKVTREFYQDPTTKEDWSVVDLASEKPLKKPVTLAQIKAEKKLQNIYLVRQGRLSVMPLGKEEFELIVRMGS
- a CDS encoding EI24 domain-containing protein, with product MIFSKQVELGFRSYFNAIGFIFSKGLWWAFFIPLLLNILLFIGGYSLIENLTTHVQDWLKGILGLDSDSFFLSKYLGVFIAGFVWIFFRVLFFFVFAYYGGYIILILLSPLFAYLSAKTEEIISGKKYPFDGDQWMRDMVRGILIVLRNLFIQTGWIILMFVAGFIPVVGWFSAIVLFLVSAYFYGFSFIDYTSERRKLKIHESIQFVRANKWLAISNGFIFCLFLLLPFCGILFSGFAAIVAVVAATLAVNEISPGRE
- the murB gene encoding UDP-N-acetylmuramate dehydrogenase, whose translation is MTIQENISLRKYNTFGIDVSAKYFLEANSVSDVQNYLDEKKSSPLLILGGGSNILFTKNFDGVVLKNNLKGIELLREDSENYFVKVGGGEVWHEFVLHCIKNNQAGIENLSLIPGSMGAAPIQNIGAYGVEQKETFHELEAVNLQENKKVIFKNSDCKFGYRDSIFKREAKNKYIITSVTFRLNKKPKYNTSYGAINQELEKMGVKKLSIAAISQAVITIRRSKLPDPAMIGNAGSFFKNPIVSNEKYELLKKEFPAIVAYKNSNSEMKLAAGWLVEQCGWKGKRFNAHGVHKDQALVLVNYGNANGNDIYELSEKILQSVKEKFGVMLEREVVIV
- the holA gene encoding DNA polymerase III subunit delta → MDFDKIISDLKNKVYHPVYFLMGEEPFFIDEVSNYIEKNILDDSEKEFNQTVLYGGETNILQVIGEAKSYPMMSNYRVVIIKEAQNMKDLVPKEKSDPSPSLPKGERVERANSSPSGRSGGVVHPLENYLDNPQKTTILVFCHKYKTIDMRTGFAKNLSKRAVVLKSDTLYDYKVPKWIEEFIADKKYSIEPRASQLLTEFLGNDLSKIANELEKLFLNIPEKSKITSDHIQKYIGISKEYNNFELQDAIGKKDSLKANRIINYFSANTKDNPMVVTVASLAGYFSKMLLYHMVKGKPQNEIAATLKVPPFFVKDYASASNNYPPGKIFSAISLLREYDMKSKGYENSNIDEGELMKEMVYKIMH
- a CDS encoding PD40 domain-containing protein, which codes for MKKNILLIGVISIVILSGVEVSFSQKGDGGNVFKKGTDEYKMFMAKQDFFGGDYRSALNKFKEVEKNRPNDGNIHFWIGNCYYMMKTYQDAVDELEKAKSLDPNASSELSLALGKAYHARGMIDKALEELNAYRKTVADSPKKISESEVDVEIAQCNVAKEMMAHPVNAKLSFLIDLNSQYDDKGPVLTGGDKVMIFTSRRPEGDKSKTDKEGDYGYFDNVYESFWSDEKKTWLAGDLIRGPINLDGGYNSVTSISSDGNQMFIYRNHVTEAHGGEIFVSKKATSGKWKTPEILLKPVNTSYYEDAAVLSPDGNTLYFVSERPGGLGQGDIWLSKKMPEGWAEPVNMGAPVNSPFDENGLWLAPDGKTLFFCSNGPNSIGSYDIFKTTMDEKGKWSNPVNIGYPINSVGIESKFVMTADKKTAYIATVRDSGLGERDIIMVDISNYDVMSGVSKPLLQTASLAGKITGADSTHKALPAEIRILDKATGMQSAMTKSGEDGSYIIDFPCSKPCLIEVSSEGYQKFSEEISLPAGKTETKNITLSKSQ
- a CDS encoding type I restriction enzyme HsdR N-terminal domain-containing protein; amino-acid sequence: MLKLNLPEYSFRIRQGEKGNQIFDAIRKKFVALTPEEWVRQNFIQYLIEEKKYPASLIAVETGLKYNKLQKRSDIKIHNRKGNVWMIVECKKPDVKISQETFNQVAVYNISNKLRTKFLAVTNGLKHYCCEMNYEQGKHLFLKDFPEYK
- a CDS encoding menaquinone biosynthesis protein — translated: MKKSSLRISAVSYINAKPFVYGIEQGGFLKNYSLSLDIPSLCADKLMKDKVDIGLAPIAVIPHLKKYFLFPDFCIGANGPVRSVMLYSEAPLNEIKRIHLDNQSRTSVMLLQILAKHFWKISPQWIQAKDGYEKNINGNVAGLIIGDRNFSFTKKFQYAFDLSEQWKLFTGLPFVFACWISNKKLDAQHEISFYKSMKFGLEQKEKVIEQLDKEFDKKIMSDYLNEYIIYSLDQPKRIAMNLFLKLCATIR
- a CDS encoding 30S ribosomal protein S16, which encodes MPAIIRLSRHGKKGQAFYHIVVADKRFPRDARFIEKIGTYNPRTNPETVVLKFDRAIEWLHKGAKPSDTMRSIFSRQGVLFKSHLLKGVKKGVLTQEQADAKFAKWVSENEAKVSGKKSSSESSKRDAYKKRMATEQSARESRSAKRKAKEAASISAAETPVAAETPSSETTGEPKA
- a CDS encoding S8 family peptidase; its protein translation is MKKFTSLFTAALFLSGTALTFAGNKCEVIIPGNHAPMHFKLAANVHEGDYLPTTVIFKVKPQYRQNCKINSVDNILPLQDYLNSVGATKVAKIYPHVEAPAQERNALGQKLVDLSLIYSFKFTSGLNLEKVINGMLSLGYFEYVEPWYVPKLHAVCTPNDPSLGSQYHIQGNVTGSIDVKGTAWCTTNGSASFIVGITDTGTELTHPDLAANVYHNTADPVDGSDNDADGYIDDYNGWDVGMNDNDPTWQGNNHGVMTSGDACAVTNNSTGVSSPGFNTKFIMCKIADASGALVAAYQGIQWLADFSAKHGNIVQMISNSWGGSGGGSYGQNIIDYAAINNNILVMASAGNNGVEDQTYPSSYNNIYRVSASTSTDNMAGFSSYGLDVDYCAPGNNVYSTTSGAGYQSASGTSMACPVSAGGAALIQSVKNYTNAFQIGEQMKQTCDPMPSATQYPLGKLGKGRIDINNALTQAAKSILVNPVTVTDNNDNIFDVGETIDISGIFTNYLDPSSSSATATLSTYSVSAGPNPTITNGSFTIGALATLATTNNNASPFTAVLSASAPINQTVRFKIHITDGTFTGDTYFDILVNPDYINITINDLHTTITSKGRIGYNNDGQVNGLGVEYENPSPQALLYESSLMIGASSTKVSDMFRDASTGNTDFGSTVRVKQVLPATVSDFDVDGSFNDAPATTSGPIPVSVHHNAYAWQTAPYRKFVIVKYVITNTGASTLSGLYAGIMSDWDVPNANSGQDKASWDVPNKMGYVYWVGNNLYAATKVLTNSAPPNCHVVDNVSGGNGDIDPTTNFTTADKYKALSVLRASDGFSATGGDVMNCVSSGPFTVNAGDSVTVAFALIGGDNLADIQATACAAQDKWDNSCSTGVFENGETDNFWAYAYPSPATTNVNIAYNVIGYEHAAIRIMNSLGEVVMTYENIQQGRNTLTLDASKLSAGNYFFQLKAGEAVLTKRFSVMK